The DNA sequence TCCTTCTTCGGGAGCTGCAAAAAATAGGGAGGGTCGATGAACACCATGTCGAAGGTCTCCTCGGGAAGCTTCTCGAGCACTTCGAGGGCGTCACCCAGGATTACCTTGTTTAGCGCCTCATCGAGACGATACTGCTTTCTCTCCGGAGCGTGCTCGATGACGAGCGAGCCTGATTCGCGGTTCGGGCGACCGGAGCCGCCGGCGTCTGCGCGTTCACTGGTCATTCTGGGCTTTCTCCACAGAGGTTTAGCGTTGCCTCGGCATTCTGGTCCTCGCACATAGCTGCCGGGAATATAGAGGTTTAGGACGGCCTAATCAACCAAACAGGGCACGAGGCGTTTCCTACTCGAGCGGCGAGGGGGGTCTGCGAGCGGCATGAGTTCAACAACAGACGTTCGCGGTATTATGGTAAGCTGGCAAATGATGATGGTCGTTTTGGGAGAGATGTTGTGAGAAGGATTGCCTGCGGGCTCTTGCTGGCGGTCGCCATTTTTATGCTTGCTGCGACCGCGGCCTACTCGCAGAACTACGTCGTCATGCCGGGACAATCGCTAAAGACCCAGCACTTCATCATCTACCACCCGGGGCCGCTTGGGGGCCTCGCCAGGTCAATGGCGGGAATCGCCGAAACCGCTTTCGTGGCCACCTGCCGGCAGATGGGCGTCAAACCTTTTGGGCAAAACATGGTCTTCGTGTGCGATTCTGACCGCGACTTCACCCAGTTTGGGCCGTCCGTAGGCCGAAGTTGGGCTGCTGGATTCGCCGTCCCAAGTCAGCGCAAGATAGTTCTGAGGTCTCCCTCGCTCGCCAAGACAGACCGCGAGCAGTTCATCAAGACGCTGAGGCACGAGATTTCGCACCTCGTCCTGCACCACGCCGTCGGCGACAACGTCCGCCTGCTGCCTCGCTGGTTCGATGAGGGCATGGCAATGCTGAACGCAGGGCAGTGGGAGTGGCTCCACAGCTGGGCTCTGTTTAGGATGGTCATCTTCTCAAAACCAATCCCGTTCTCGGCGCTTCGCGAAAAGTTCCCCTCGGGCGCCTCGGACGCACGCCTCGCCTACGCCGAAAGCTACAACTTCTGCGTGTTCCTGCGAACTACACTCAAGAGGCGCGGGTTCGAGGCGCTCATCGCCGGCATTAGGGCAGGAGTCCCGCTTAAGACCCAGCTCGAACGGCTTTTCAGAATGCCGTTTCAGCGTATCCAAGAGGTCTGGTACGAGAAGGTCAAGCACAAATACGGCGTCTATCCCGTTCTCACAAGCGCCGGCGTCTTCTGGTTCCTGGTCGCCCTGCTGGCAGTTCTCGCCTACCTACGCAAGCGGCGTTCCACGAAAGAGCGCCTCGCCGAAATGGAGGCGGAGGACGAGTTCATCGATCACGTTTTGGACCGCGAATACCACTAACTGGTTCGGTGGAGGCGAGGCATGTCTTCTCTGGCTGGGGAGGCCGATTAGCCATGAATGAACAGGTGCAGCGAGTTTGATCACTTTGTCTCTGTGAAACTCTGC is a window from the bacterium genome containing:
- a CDS encoding peptidase MA family metallohydrolase, with translation MRRIACGLLLAVAIFMLAATAAYSQNYVVMPGQSLKTQHFIIYHPGPLGGLARSMAGIAETAFVATCRQMGVKPFGQNMVFVCDSDRDFTQFGPSVGRSWAAGFAVPSQRKIVLRSPSLAKTDREQFIKTLRHEISHLVLHHAVGDNVRLLPRWFDEGMAMLNAGQWEWLHSWALFRMVIFSKPIPFSALREKFPSGASDARLAYAESYNFCVFLRTTLKRRGFEALIAGIRAGVPLKTQLERLFRMPFQRIQEVWYEKVKHKYGVYPVLTSAGVFWFLVALLAVLAYLRKRRSTKERLAEMEAEDEFIDHVLDREYH